In the genome of Streptomyces collinus, one region contains:
- a CDS encoding FAD-dependent oxidoreductase has translation MSEKQQVSSSYWLDTAPDGRHPALTEDVEVDVAVIGAGIAGLSTAWELARAGRSVAVLEAGRVAAGVTGHTTAKVTALHTLVYDKLRRTRGPEGARLYARSQSEAIEHAARIARELGVDCEWETRSAYTYAVDASRVEELRAEARAAAEAGLPASFVTETGLPFPVAGAVEVTGQAQFHPRKYLLALAADLVERGGRIYEETTVLGLDEGEPCRLSTTTGATVRARDVVVATHYPIFDRALLFARLSTRRELVVAGTIPADRDPDGMFITPDEDTRSVRTAPHESGRRLLIVTGEHFTPGTSDPRARFDRLTAWATGHFPDLEVTHRWATQDTEPTDTVPMVGPLHPGARHAYVATGFGGWGMTGGIMAGRLLTAQITGEECEWSGLYDPRRVKSALREAPAFLKTQAKVAGHFVGDRLRPAPPVESLPPGEGAVVRADGHRVAVYRDDDGGLHAVSARCTHLGCLVDFNAAERAWECPCHGSRFDTDGKVIQGPATKPLEQRDL, from the coding sequence ATGAGCGAGAAGCAGCAGGTCAGCAGCTCGTACTGGCTCGACACGGCGCCGGACGGCCGCCACCCGGCCCTCACGGAGGACGTGGAGGTCGACGTGGCGGTGATCGGCGCGGGGATCGCCGGGCTGTCCACGGCGTGGGAGCTGGCGCGGGCCGGGCGGAGCGTGGCCGTGCTGGAGGCCGGGCGGGTCGCGGCCGGCGTCACCGGGCACACCACCGCCAAGGTCACCGCCCTGCACACGCTCGTCTACGACAAGCTGCGGCGCACCCGCGGCCCCGAGGGCGCCAGGCTGTACGCGCGTTCGCAGTCGGAGGCGATCGAGCACGCCGCCCGGATCGCCCGGGAGCTGGGCGTCGACTGCGAGTGGGAGACCAGGAGCGCCTACACCTACGCCGTCGACGCGAGCCGCGTGGAGGAACTGCGCGCCGAGGCACGGGCCGCGGCCGAGGCCGGGCTGCCCGCCTCGTTCGTCACGGAGACCGGGCTGCCCTTCCCGGTGGCGGGCGCCGTCGAGGTCACCGGACAGGCCCAGTTCCACCCCCGCAAGTACCTGCTGGCCCTCGCCGCCGACCTGGTCGAACGCGGGGGGCGGATCTACGAGGAGACCACCGTCCTCGGCCTGGACGAGGGCGAACCGTGCAGGCTGTCGACCACGACCGGGGCGACGGTCCGGGCCCGGGACGTCGTCGTCGCGACGCACTACCCGATCTTCGACCGGGCCCTGCTCTTCGCCCGCCTCTCCACGCGCCGCGAGCTGGTCGTCGCCGGGACGATCCCCGCGGACCGGGACCCGGACGGCATGTTCATCACGCCCGACGAGGACACCCGCTCGGTGCGTACCGCGCCCCACGAGAGCGGCCGGCGGCTGCTCATCGTCACCGGCGAGCACTTCACTCCGGGCACGAGCGACCCGCGGGCCCGTTTCGATCGCCTCACCGCCTGGGCCACCGGCCACTTCCCGGACCTGGAGGTCACCCACCGGTGGGCCACCCAGGACACGGAGCCCACGGACACCGTGCCGATGGTCGGCCCGCTGCACCCGGGCGCCCGGCACGCCTATGTGGCCACCGGCTTCGGCGGCTGGGGCATGACCGGCGGCATCATGGCGGGCCGGCTGCTGACCGCGCAGATCACGGGCGAGGAGTGCGAGTGGAGCGGGCTGTACGACCCGCGCCGTGTGAAGTCCGCGCTGCGGGAGGCGCCGGCGTTCCTCAAGACACAGGCCAAGGTCGCCGGGCACTTCGTGGGCGACCGGCTGCGGCCCGCGCCGCCCGTGGAGTCCCTGCCGCCCGGCGAGGGCGCGGTGGTCCGGGCCGACGGCCACCGGGTCGCGGTGTACCGGGACGACGACGGCGGACTGCACGCCGTCTCCGCACGCTGCACCCACCTGGGCTGCCTGGTCGACTTCAACGCCGCCGAACGGGCCTGGGAGTGCCCCTGCCACGGCTCCCGCTTCGACACGGACGGCAAGGTGATCCAGGGCCCGGCGACCAAGCCCCTGGAACAACGGGACCTCTGA
- a CDS encoding SRPBCC family protein, which translates to MSVTSVDKDLDHLTLTLIADFAAPVERVWRLWADPRQLERWWGPPTYPATVEEHDLTPGGEVTYYMTGPEGDRHRGWWRITSVSEPTALEFTDGFADDDGKPKDDMPTMSVTVRLSEHGGGTRMEMRSLFDTREQMDQLVTMGMEEGLKEAVGQIDALLAA; encoded by the coding sequence ATGAGTGTCACCAGTGTCGACAAGGACCTCGATCACCTCACCCTCACCCTGATCGCCGACTTCGCCGCCCCGGTCGAACGGGTGTGGCGGCTGTGGGCCGACCCCCGGCAGCTGGAGCGCTGGTGGGGCCCGCCGACCTACCCGGCGACGGTGGAGGAGCACGACCTGACCCCCGGCGGAGAGGTCACCTACTACATGACCGGCCCGGAGGGCGACCGGCACCGCGGCTGGTGGCGGATCACCTCGGTCAGTGAGCCGACGGCCCTGGAGTTCACCGACGGATTCGCCGACGACGACGGCAAGCCCAAGGACGACATGCCGACCATGTCCGTGACAGTGCGGCTCAGCGAGCACGGCGGCGGCACCCGGATGGAGATGCGCTCCCTGTTCGACACCCGGGAGCAGATGGACCAGCTGGTCACCATGGGCATGGAGGAGGGCCTCAAGGAGGCCGTCGGCCAGATCGACGCCCTGCTCGCGGCCTGA
- a CDS encoding ABC transporter ATP-binding protein, whose translation MRPDLCLRNAGRRYGLRGPWVLRGVDLAVAPGRLVRIEGANGSGKSTLLRLLAGIDAPSEGRITGRPTRTAYVPERFPPALPFTAAGYLTHLGTVHGLARAAAARSAGEWLERLGAAAYAETPMARLSKGSSQKVAVAQALLAEPDVLVLDEAWTGLDTAARAELERAVAERTAAGGSVVFVDHDPRRLTGLPDATYAVRDAGVVRQEPAQAPEASGPHALVEVQGPPDGLLPEDVRRTATSAEETGPGGYRLSVPAPHSDLLLRTLLTARPPWHVVSVTPRTTAPERQR comes from the coding sequence ATGCGACCAGACCTGTGCCTGCGGAACGCGGGCCGCCGTTACGGCCTGCGGGGCCCCTGGGTACTGCGCGGTGTGGACCTGGCGGTGGCTCCGGGCCGGCTCGTCCGCATCGAGGGCGCCAACGGCAGCGGCAAGTCCACGCTGCTGCGGCTGCTCGCCGGCATCGACGCGCCGAGCGAGGGCCGGATCACCGGCCGGCCGACGCGCACGGCGTACGTCCCCGAGCGGTTCCCGCCGGCCCTGCCCTTCACCGCCGCCGGCTACCTCACCCACCTCGGCACCGTGCACGGCCTGGCCCGGGCGGCGGCCGCCCGGTCCGCCGGGGAGTGGCTGGAGCGCCTCGGTGCCGCCGCGTACGCCGAGACGCCGATGGCCCGGCTTTCGAAGGGCAGCAGCCAGAAGGTCGCGGTCGCCCAGGCCCTGCTGGCGGAGCCTGACGTGCTGGTGCTGGACGAGGCGTGGACCGGTCTGGACACCGCGGCCCGCGCCGAGTTGGAGCGCGCCGTCGCCGAACGCACGGCGGCCGGCGGATCCGTGGTCTTCGTCGACCACGACCCGCGCCGCCTCACGGGCCTGCCCGACGCGACGTACGCGGTGCGCGACGCAGGCGTCGTCCGGCAGGAGCCCGCACAGGCTCCGGAAGCGTCCGGTCCGCACGCGCTCGTCGAAGTGCAGGGCCCGCCGGACGGACTGCTGCCCGAGGACGTGCGCCGGACGGCCACCTCGGCCGAGGAGACCGGGCCGGGCGGCTACCGCCTCTCCGTGCCGGCCCCGCACTCCGACCTCCTGCTCCGCACCCTGCTGACGGCCCGCCCGCCCTGGCACGTGGTGAGCGTGACACCGCGGACGACGGCTCCGGAGAGGCAGCGATGA
- a CDS encoding potassium channel family protein, whose amino-acid sequence MSGGSEQPHRSTRKREPESRAAAVRRLRIVAGALLVAGVTAYFLLPLEGLGADRPWLGWPLFVLCLALVAALLLRHVRDIVLEKPQARSGIMISLLMCLAVLVFSSGYYALAQQPGQFTGLRTRVDALYFTVVTLATVGYGDITPRGQEARLVAVAQILYTFVFLTAAATALSRRMHAMVAERDRRPPPP is encoded by the coding sequence ATGTCGGGAGGCAGCGAGCAGCCCCACCGCTCCACGCGGAAGCGGGAACCGGAATCCCGGGCGGCCGCCGTCCGCCGGCTGCGGATCGTGGCCGGAGCCCTGCTCGTGGCAGGCGTCACGGCTTACTTCCTGTTGCCGCTGGAGGGCCTCGGCGCCGACCGTCCCTGGCTGGGCTGGCCGCTGTTCGTGCTGTGCCTGGCGCTCGTGGCCGCGCTGCTGCTGCGCCATGTGCGCGACATCGTGCTGGAGAAGCCGCAGGCCCGGTCGGGCATCATGATCTCGCTGCTGATGTGCCTGGCCGTGCTGGTCTTCTCGTCCGGGTACTACGCCCTCGCGCAGCAGCCGGGACAGTTCACCGGGCTGCGCACCCGCGTCGACGCGCTGTACTTCACGGTCGTCACCCTCGCGACCGTCGGCTACGGCGACATCACCCCGCGCGGGCAGGAGGCCCGGCTGGTGGCCGTCGCCCAGATCCTGTACACGTTCGTCTTCCTCACGGCGGCGGCCACCGCGCTGTCCCGGCGGATGCACGCGATGGTCGCGGAGCGCGACAGGCGCCCGCCGCCGCCCTGA
- a CDS encoding SulP family inorganic anion transporter: protein MTKFPYLRQDFTASLVVFLVALPLCVGVAVASGVPAELGLVTGIVGGLITGFLPGSSLQVSGPAAGLTVLVFEAVQEYGLPALGIIVLAAGLLQLIMGALKLGRWFRAISVSVVEGMLAGIGLVLIAGQLYATAGLKAPASGIDKILGLPGAAVDAAGSTAALTSLALGAATIAVMVLWKKLPKKAQAVPGALAAVILAIAANAVFDLPVATVEVKGLLGSIQPPGLDTFGGVGVGIIGTIIAFTLIASAESLFSAAAVDRLHDGPRTQYDKELMAQGAGNTICGVLGALPMTAVIVRSSANVSAGARTKASRVMHGVWLLLFAALLPSTLALIPLPALAGILVHAGWKLIPFAKIVPLWREHRGEALILVVTAVSIVAVNMFEGVLIGLALSVVKTAWEASHIKMEIIDKGAGPIQAYLSGNATFLRLPKILDSLEGLPQDRPVELDLSGLHHLDHACRTALENWAARHSATGTEPVKVTEPEEAPAEKVTA from the coding sequence ATGACCAAGTTCCCTTACCTCAGGCAGGACTTCACCGCCTCGCTCGTCGTGTTCCTGGTCGCGCTCCCGCTGTGCGTGGGCGTGGCCGTGGCCTCCGGCGTCCCGGCCGAACTCGGCCTGGTCACCGGCATCGTGGGCGGCCTCATCACCGGATTCCTGCCGGGCAGCAGCCTGCAGGTGTCCGGACCGGCCGCCGGTCTGACCGTGCTCGTCTTCGAGGCGGTCCAGGAGTACGGACTGCCCGCGCTCGGCATCATCGTGCTGGCCGCCGGTCTGCTCCAGCTGATCATGGGCGCGCTGAAGCTCGGCCGCTGGTTCCGCGCGATCTCGGTCTCGGTCGTCGAGGGCATGCTGGCCGGAATCGGTCTGGTACTCATAGCCGGTCAGCTGTATGCGACGGCCGGGCTGAAGGCACCCGCCTCCGGCATCGACAAGATCCTGGGCCTGCCCGGTGCCGCCGTCGACGCGGCCGGCAGCACGGCGGCGCTCACCTCCCTCGCGCTCGGCGCGGCCACCATCGCGGTGATGGTGCTGTGGAAGAAGCTGCCGAAGAAGGCACAGGCCGTGCCCGGAGCGCTCGCCGCGGTGATCCTGGCGATCGCGGCCAACGCCGTCTTCGACCTGCCGGTCGCCACGGTCGAGGTCAAGGGCCTGCTGGGCTCCATCCAGCCGCCCGGCCTGGACACCTTCGGCGGCGTGGGCGTCGGCATCATCGGCACGATCATCGCCTTCACCCTGATCGCCTCCGCCGAGAGCCTGTTCAGCGCCGCCGCGGTGGACCGGCTGCACGACGGCCCGCGCACCCAGTACGACAAGGAGCTGATGGCGCAGGGCGCGGGCAACACGATCTGCGGTGTGCTCGGCGCACTGCCGATGACCGCGGTCATCGTCCGCAGCTCCGCCAACGTCAGCGCGGGTGCCCGGACCAAGGCCTCCCGGGTGATGCACGGCGTGTGGCTGCTGCTGTTCGCCGCGCTGCTGCCGTCCACGCTGGCCCTGATCCCGCTGCCCGCCCTCGCCGGCATCCTGGTCCACGCGGGATGGAAGCTCATCCCGTTCGCCAAGATCGTGCCGCTGTGGAGGGAGCACCGCGGTGAGGCGCTCATCCTGGTCGTCACCGCCGTGTCGATCGTCGCGGTGAACATGTTCGAGGGCGTGCTCATCGGTCTGGCCCTGTCGGTCGTCAAGACCGCCTGGGAGGCCTCGCACATCAAGATGGAGATCATCGACAAGGGCGCCGGCCCGATCCAGGCGTACCTGTCCGGCAACGCGACCTTCCTGCGACTGCCGAAGATCCTCGACAGCCTGGAGGGCCTGCCGCAGGACCGCCCGGTCGAGCTGGACCTCTCCGGCCTGCACCACCTCGACCACGCCTGCCGTACGGCCCTGGAGAACTGGGCCGCACGCCACAGCGCGACGGGCACCGAGCCCGTGAAGGTCACGGAGCCCGAGGAGGCCCCGGCGGAGAAGGTCACCGCCTAG
- a CDS encoding slipin family protein has product MVEELVGVVAAVGAGALVYVASAARVVKQYERGVVFRLGRLHGDVRRPGFNLVVPAVDRMRKVNLQIVTMPIPAQEGITRDNVTVRVDAVVYFKVVDPAAAIVNVEDYRFAVSQMAQTSLRSIIGKSELDDLLSNREKLNQGLELMIDSPAVEWGVTIDRVEIKDVSLPDTMKRSMARQAEADRERRARLINADAEYQASKKLAQAARQMADTPSALQLRLLQTVMAVAAEKNSTLVLPIPVELLRFLERGQQPAAQASGHAEAASGHAEAAGQAEIAEGAVDRREQAEEAMEQLRRAVEQ; this is encoded by the coding sequence ATGGTCGAAGAGCTGGTCGGCGTGGTGGCCGCCGTCGGGGCCGGCGCGCTGGTGTACGTGGCCTCCGCTGCGCGGGTCGTCAAGCAGTACGAGCGCGGGGTCGTCTTCCGGCTCGGCCGCCTGCACGGGGACGTGCGGCGGCCCGGATTCAACCTCGTGGTCCCCGCGGTGGACCGGATGCGCAAGGTCAACCTGCAGATCGTGACCATGCCGATCCCCGCCCAGGAGGGCATCACCCGCGACAACGTGACCGTGCGGGTCGACGCGGTGGTGTACTTCAAGGTCGTGGACCCGGCGGCCGCGATCGTCAACGTCGAGGACTACCGCTTCGCCGTCTCGCAGATGGCCCAGACCTCGCTGCGCTCGATCATCGGCAAGAGCGAGCTGGACGACCTGCTGTCCAACCGGGAGAAGCTCAACCAGGGCCTGGAGCTGATGATCGACAGCCCGGCCGTGGAGTGGGGCGTGACCATCGACCGCGTGGAGATCAAGGACGTCTCCCTGCCGGACACCATGAAGCGCTCGATGGCCCGCCAGGCCGAGGCCGACCGGGAGCGGCGGGCCCGGCTGATCAACGCCGACGCCGAGTACCAGGCCTCCAAGAAGCTGGCCCAGGCCGCCCGCCAGATGGCCGACACGCCCTCGGCACTCCAGCTCCGGCTGCTGCAGACCGTCATGGCGGTGGCGGCGGAGAAGAACTCCACGCTGGTCCTGCCCATTCCGGTGGAACTCCTGCGGTTCCTGGAACGGGGCCAGCAGCCCGCCGCGCAGGCCTCAGGACACGCCGAGGCGGCCTCAGGACACGCCGAGGCGGCGGGACAAGCGGAGATCGCGGAGGGCGCCGTCGACCGCAGGGAACAGGCCGAAGAGGCCATGGAACAGCTGCGGCGCGCCGTAGAGCAGTGA
- a CDS encoding DUF692 domain-containing protein: protein MERLGTGIGWRPEIADAVERMPGIDWVEAVAENVCPGHLPDSLRRLRERGVTVVPHGVSLGLGGADRPDAGRLTALAERAEALGSPLVTEHIAFVRAGGPLTASPHLEAGHLLPVPRTRDALDVLCENIRIAQDALPVPLAVENIAALIGWPGEEMTEGQFLYEVADRTGVRLLIDVANLHTNHVNRGEDPSKALAELPLEAIAYVHVAGGFERDGVWHDSHAHPVPRPVLDILTDLASRFSPPGVLLERDENFPAPAELEHELSTIRRALEAGAVERVKAELRAAAGTASGGRGDALFAAAGAARREAAGGVGGGHLVQTGAVRQEGARRVTGGAGSGTGASRPGNETGATRPGDETGAAGAIRPGDETGTAGATRPADETGAAGAIRPGDETGTAGATRGAFGRPHQEDVDGARQRLALAQAALLSALVAGTPVPEGFDRVRVGVQARALAAKRADVVAKVAPELPVILGDGYRTAFLGYAQAHPMTSGYRRDALSFAEHLLSAGRPGDTGARRELREWWLERSGPAPRSRRPAHRLALATRRVLSRR from the coding sequence ATGGAGCGACTGGGGACGGGCATCGGATGGCGGCCGGAGATCGCGGACGCCGTGGAGCGGATGCCGGGGATCGACTGGGTCGAGGCGGTGGCCGAGAACGTCTGCCCCGGGCACCTGCCCGACTCGCTGCGGCGGCTGCGCGAGCGCGGCGTCACCGTCGTGCCGCACGGTGTCTCGCTCGGCCTCGGGGGCGCGGACCGGCCCGACGCGGGCCGGCTGACCGCACTGGCCGAGCGCGCCGAGGCGCTGGGCTCCCCGCTGGTCACCGAGCACATCGCGTTCGTACGGGCGGGCGGGCCGCTGACGGCGTCCCCGCACCTGGAGGCCGGCCACCTGCTGCCCGTCCCCCGGACCCGGGACGCCCTGGACGTCCTGTGCGAGAACATCCGCATCGCGCAGGACGCACTGCCGGTGCCACTGGCCGTCGAGAACATCGCCGCGCTGATCGGCTGGCCGGGCGAGGAGATGACGGAGGGCCAGTTCCTGTACGAGGTCGCCGACCGCACGGGCGTCCGCCTCCTCATCGACGTGGCCAACCTGCACACCAACCACGTCAACCGCGGCGAGGATCCCTCCAAGGCGCTCGCCGAGCTGCCGCTGGAGGCCATCGCCTACGTCCACGTCGCGGGCGGCTTCGAGCGCGACGGCGTCTGGCACGACAGCCACGCCCACCCGGTCCCCCGGCCGGTCCTCGACATCCTCACCGACCTCGCCTCCCGGTTCAGCCCGCCGGGCGTCCTGCTGGAACGGGACGAGAACTTCCCGGCACCGGCGGAGCTGGAGCACGAGCTGAGCACGATCCGCCGGGCGCTGGAGGCGGGCGCCGTCGAACGCGTGAAGGCGGAACTCCGTGCGGCGGCCGGAACGGCCTCCGGGGGCCGCGGGGATGCCCTGTTCGCGGCTGCCGGGGCCGCACGGCGGGAAGCGGCCGGGGGCGTCGGCGGCGGGCACCTGGTGCAGACCGGCGCCGTACGGCAGGAGGGTGCCCGACGCGTCACCGGCGGGGCCGGGTCCGGAACCGGGGCCTCACGACCGGGCAATGAGACCGGGGCGACACGACCGGGCGATGAGACCGGAGCGGCCGGGGCCATACGACCGGGCGATGAGACCGGGACGGCCGGGGCGACACGACCGGCCGATGAGACCGGAGCAGCCGGGGCCATACGCCCGGGCGATGAGACCGGGACGGCCGGGGCGACACGGGGCGCCTTCGGCCGGCCCCACCAAGAGGACGTCGACGGCGCCCGGCAGCGGCTCGCGCTGGCACAGGCGGCGCTGCTGTCGGCGCTGGTGGCGGGGACGCCCGTGCCCGAGGGGTTCGACCGGGTGCGGGTCGGCGTACAGGCGAGGGCGCTCGCCGCGAAGCGGGCGGATGTCGTGGCGAAGGTCGCGCCCGAGCTGCCGGTGATCCTCGGCGACGGGTACCGCACGGCGTTCCTCGGCTACGCCCAGGCGCACCCCATGACCTCCGGCTACCGGCGTGACGCCCTGTCCTTCGCCGAGCACCTGCTGTCCGCCGGGCGCCCCGGGGACACGGGGGCGCGGCGGGAGCTCCGGGAGTGGTGGCTGGAACGGTCGGGCCCGGCGCCGCGCTCCCGGCGGCCCGCCCACCGGCTCGCCCTCGCCACGCGCAGGGTGCTGTCGCGGCGTTGA
- a CDS encoding aminoacyl-tRNA hydrolase, translated as MSEDPTPVSDSPFRSEPSARDEAPQFVLPLVVRIEKAEPPARTDALETAARAVLTILADERSAGEGEWAGAMRDWQDARIRKVVRRARGAEWRRAEALPGITVTGKSAEVRVFPPVPLDGWPKDLARLQVSGTDLDDPEPPVDADPAAPVLWLNPDLGMSAGKAMAQAGHAAQLAWWELSDEERAGWHDAGFPLAARTADPARWSELTGIRLPLVRDAGFTEIAPGSCTVVADHPALRREPHGAGRAASTRSE; from the coding sequence GTGAGCGAAGACCCGACGCCCGTGAGCGACAGTCCCTTCCGGTCCGAACCCTCGGCGCGCGACGAGGCACCGCAGTTCGTGCTGCCGCTCGTCGTGCGGATCGAGAAGGCGGAGCCGCCGGCGCGCACGGACGCGCTGGAGACGGCCGCGCGGGCCGTGCTGACGATCCTGGCCGACGAGCGGTCGGCAGGTGAGGGCGAGTGGGCCGGGGCGATGCGGGACTGGCAGGACGCCCGGATCCGCAAGGTGGTGCGGCGGGCGCGCGGCGCCGAGTGGCGGCGGGCCGAGGCGCTCCCCGGCATCACGGTGACCGGCAAGTCGGCCGAGGTGCGGGTCTTCCCGCCCGTCCCGCTGGACGGCTGGCCCAAGGACCTGGCCAGGCTCCAGGTGTCCGGCACCGATCTGGACGACCCGGAGCCTCCGGTGGACGCGGACCCGGCCGCCCCCGTGCTGTGGCTGAACCCGGACCTCGGCATGTCGGCCGGCAAGGCGATGGCCCAGGCGGGCCACGCCGCCCAACTGGCCTGGTGGGAGCTGTCCGACGAGGAGCGGGCCGGCTGGCACGACGCGGGCTTCCCGCTCGCCGCCCGGACGGCCGACCCGGCCCGCTGGTCCGAACTGACCGGCATAAGGCTGCCGTTGGTGCGCGACGCGGGCTTCACGGAGATCGCGCCCGGCTCGTGCACGGTGGTCGCGGACCACCCGGCGCTGCGCCGGGAGCCGCACGGGGCCGGCCGCGCGGCGTCCACCCGTTCGGAGTAG
- a CDS encoding alkaline phosphatase PhoX yields the protein MTASGRSATRRQMLAGTGALGVGIAFSGALSELFAGTAAAQGLGRTGYGPLVPDPKGVLDLPEGFRYRILSREGDELRSGEGRVPSNHDGMAAFGGRGGRVHLVRNHENRADGKAPVPTVEGLTYDPAGKGGCTALTLDSHNRVRSERVAIAGTAVNCAGGPTPWDTWLTCEETEDKAGTNGYTKDHGFIFEVDPADPHRTGAVPLTAMGRFAHEAIAVDPRRGVVYETEDAFEKPFGLFYRFLPDRPLGGRGSLRAGGRLQAMRVPGVPDLSSIQDVGAEFDKIEWVDVPDPQAAQTPIRFQDFGRKGITHAQKLEGCYWGGRSVYFVSSFARRSDGSAADHFGQVWRYDPERRRLTLVIVFGPDTDVQLPGESPDNICLAPSGGLMVCEDGDGAQHVYGVTRRGEVYAMARNRQNIGTEQQPEWGEFAGVTFSPDGDTMYVNCYRPGTTFAVTGPWRR from the coding sequence ATGACCGCATCCGGTCGCTCCGCAACACGACGTCAGATGCTCGCCGGAACAGGCGCCTTGGGCGTCGGGATCGCGTTCTCCGGCGCCCTGTCCGAACTCTTCGCCGGCACCGCCGCCGCACAGGGCCTCGGCCGCACCGGCTATGGACCACTCGTCCCCGACCCGAAGGGCGTCCTCGACCTGCCGGAAGGTTTCCGCTACCGGATCCTCTCCCGCGAGGGAGACGAACTCCGCTCCGGAGAGGGCCGGGTGCCCTCCAACCACGACGGCATGGCGGCCTTCGGAGGCAGAGGCGGCCGGGTCCACCTGGTCCGCAACCACGAGAACCGCGCCGACGGCAAGGCCCCGGTCCCCACCGTCGAGGGCCTCACCTACGACCCGGCCGGCAAGGGCGGCTGTACCGCCCTGACGCTGGACTCCCACAACCGGGTCCGGTCGGAACGCGTCGCCATCGCCGGTACGGCGGTGAACTGCGCGGGCGGGCCCACCCCTTGGGACACCTGGCTGACCTGCGAGGAGACCGAGGACAAGGCCGGCACCAACGGCTACACCAAGGACCACGGCTTCATCTTCGAGGTCGACCCGGCCGACCCGCACCGCACCGGGGCCGTGCCGCTGACCGCGATGGGCCGCTTCGCGCACGAGGCGATCGCCGTCGACCCCCGGCGGGGCGTGGTCTACGAGACCGAGGACGCCTTCGAGAAGCCCTTCGGTCTCTTCTACCGCTTCCTGCCCGACCGGCCGCTGGGCGGCAGGGGTTCGCTGCGCGCGGGCGGCCGGCTCCAGGCCATGCGCGTGCCCGGGGTACCGGACCTGTCGTCCATCCAGGACGTCGGCGCCGAGTTCGACAAGATCGAGTGGGTCGACGTCCCGGACCCGCAGGCCGCGCAGACGCCGATCCGGTTCCAGGACTTCGGCCGCAAGGGCATCACGCACGCGCAGAAGCTGGAGGGCTGCTACTGGGGCGGCCGTTCGGTGTACTTCGTGTCGTCCTTCGCGCGCCGGTCGGACGGTTCGGCCGCCGACCACTTCGGGCAGGTCTGGCGCTACGACCCGGAGCGCCGCCGGCTCACCCTGGTGATCGTCTTCGGCCCGGACACCGATGTGCAGCTGCCGGGCGAGTCGCCGGACAACATCTGCCTGGCCCCCAGCGGCGGCCTCATGGTCTGCGAGGACGGCGACGGCGCCCAGCACGTCTACGGGGTCACCCGGCGCGGCGAGGTCTACGCGATGGCGCGCAACCGGCAGAACATCGGCACCGAGCAGCAGCCCGAGTGGGGCGAGTTCGCCGGGGTGACCTTCTCCCCCGACGGCGACACGATGTATGTCAACTGCTACCGGCCCGGCACCACGTTCGCGGTGACGGGCCCCTGGCGCCGCTAG
- a CDS encoding DUF7144 family membrane protein, producing the protein MTSAAPPPPAPPAPGDRTPGGSGPGGSGDPLAAGGLALGGILMVVYGLFAVLQGIAAIAGDEVYTSFGQYSFEFDLTAWGWIHVIVGALVVAAGLGLFTGAAWARVVSAVVVGLALIANFLWLPYQPFWSIIMIVTGLFVLWSVFNYRPTRTM; encoded by the coding sequence ATGACCAGCGCCGCGCCCCCTCCCCCCGCCCCGCCCGCCCCCGGCGACCGGACGCCCGGCGGCTCCGGCCCGGGCGGTTCCGGCGACCCGCTGGCGGCCGGGGGTCTCGCTCTCGGCGGCATCCTGATGGTCGTCTACGGCCTGTTCGCGGTGCTCCAGGGCATCGCGGCGATCGCCGGCGACGAGGTGTACACGAGCTTCGGCCAGTACTCGTTCGAGTTCGACCTGACCGCGTGGGGCTGGATCCACGTGATCGTCGGCGCGCTCGTGGTGGCGGCCGGGCTCGGCCTGTTCACCGGGGCCGCCTGGGCGCGGGTCGTGAGCGCGGTCGTGGTCGGCCTGGCGCTGATCGCGAACTTCCTCTGGCTGCCGTACCAGCCGTTCTGGTCGATCATCATGATCGTGACCGGTCTGTTCGTCCTCTGGTCGGTGTTCAACTACCGCCCGACCCGCACGATGTAG
- a CDS encoding ArsR/SmtB family transcription factor translates to MVVDELSDETVDRLFHALADTTRRDILRRCVRGELSVSRLAEAYAMSFAAVQKHVAVLERAGLVTKQRSGREQLVRTDPDVVGRARQALDELESAWRGRVDRMARLLAEDPGTEENDTTEGPER, encoded by the coding sequence ATGGTTGTAGATGAGCTGAGCGACGAGACGGTGGACCGGCTGTTCCACGCACTGGCCGACACCACGCGCCGGGACATACTTCGCCGCTGCGTGCGCGGGGAGCTGTCGGTGTCCCGGCTGGCCGAGGCCTACGCGATGAGCTTCGCCGCGGTGCAGAAGCACGTGGCGGTGCTGGAACGGGCCGGTCTGGTCACCAAGCAGCGCAGCGGACGGGAGCAGCTCGTGCGCACCGACCCCGACGTGGTGGGCCGCGCGCGCCAGGCCCTGGACGAACTGGAGTCCGCGTGGCGCGGGCGCGTGGACCGGATGGCCCGGCTGCTCGCCGAGGACCCCGGAACCGAAGAGAACGACACGACGGAAGGACCCGAGCGATGA